A genomic stretch from Acidimicrobiales bacterium includes:
- a CDS encoding methyltransferase — protein sequence MSDYLDVNLANWNSRVPHHVQAYGLDDFRRDPDHLSDVVRFDLPRLGSIEGLDVVHLQCHIGTDTLSLARLGARVTGLDFSTPALEAASALASDCGASIDYVESELYGAVEALGRARFDLVYTGIGALCWLPDIRRWAAVVDALLRPGGRLFIREGHPVLWSLSDPRDDGLLVVEHPYFETEGVRFSEPASYVDHDEPLASPDIVHFNHGLAQVITAVMDAGLQLSAIEEHDSVPWNPLADAMEEVGGGEHRLRHHPERLPATYTLQATKPDAGAGL from the coding sequence GTGAGCGACTACCTCGACGTGAACCTGGCGAACTGGAACAGCCGGGTGCCCCACCACGTGCAGGCCTACGGCCTCGACGACTTCCGCCGCGACCCGGACCACCTTTCCGACGTGGTGAGGTTCGACCTGCCGCGGCTCGGCAGCATCGAGGGCCTCGACGTGGTGCACCTCCAGTGCCACATCGGCACCGACACCCTATCGCTGGCCCGGCTCGGCGCCCGCGTGACCGGCCTCGACTTCTCCACCCCCGCGCTCGAGGCGGCGTCGGCGCTGGCCTCAGACTGCGGTGCGTCGATCGACTACGTGGAGAGCGAACTCTACGGAGCCGTGGAAGCGCTCGGGCGCGCCCGGTTCGACCTGGTGTACACGGGCATCGGCGCGCTCTGCTGGCTCCCCGACATCAGGCGCTGGGCGGCCGTGGTGGACGCGCTGCTCCGACCGGGCGGGCGGCTCTTCATCCGCGAGGGTCACCCCGTGTTGTGGTCGCTGTCCGACCCGCGTGACGACGGCCTGCTGGTCGTCGAGCACCCCTACTTCGAGACCGAGGGCGTGCGCTTCTCCGAGCCCGCCAGCTACGTCGACCACGACGAGCCGCTGGCGTCGCCCGACATCGTGCACTTCAACCACGGACTGGCTCAGGTCATCACCGCGGTGATGGACGCCGGCCTACAGCTGTCGGCGATCGAGGAGCACGACAGCGTGCCGTGGAACCCGCTCGCGGACGCCATGGAGGAGGTAGGGGGGGGCGAGCACCGCCTACGTCATCACCCAGAGCGCCTGCCAGCCACCTACACGTTGCAGGCGACGAAGCCGGACGCTGGAGCAGGTCTGTAG
- a CDS encoding serine hydrolase domain-containing protein, translating into MRRKVCLGLAGALLAAACSGDQGTEAPAVDAVPSAGDPKLATAAAGAIRAHDLPAMAVAYVSLHQGVLVGIAGTRGHGDGTPVSVDSRFHIGSDTKAMTAVLVAQLVQAGELTFDSRIADVLANAAVDASLGAITVRDVLGHRTGLVDDLDLRGLHEATDAVAARREAVYEALRSPRREPDSYAYANLNYMLAGVLVEEILARSWTDIIEERLFAPLEMTSCGFGAPLGDLDPLGHTAEGTPIPHDAPVSDNPPALGPAGTVHCSIGDWAKFATAMLEVLTGTDNEILSAATAADLFAGEEHYVAGWLRTDRDGEVSYGHDGSNTLWYARAVLRPAQRDAVLIASNTGERSAMRAIDELTGAVLRDWPPAS; encoded by the coding sequence ATGCGGAGGAAGGTCTGTCTGGGGTTGGCGGGTGCGCTTCTTGCTGCCGCCTGCTCGGGTGACCAGGGGACCGAGGCTCCAGCCGTTGATGCCGTGCCGTCTGCTGGTGATCCAAAGCTTGCTACTGCAGCAGCGGGAGCGATCCGTGCTCACGACCTTCCCGCCATGGCGGTCGCGTACGTCTCCCTCCACCAGGGGGTCCTCGTGGGCATTGCCGGCACCCGTGGACACGGCGATGGCACACCAGTGAGCGTGGACTCGCGTTTCCATATCGGCTCGGACACCAAGGCGATGACCGCCGTGTTGGTGGCGCAGCTGGTCCAGGCGGGAGAGCTGACCTTCGACTCGCGCATCGCCGACGTGCTCGCGAACGCAGCAGTCGATGCGAGTCTCGGCGCGATCACCGTCCGCGACGTGCTCGGTCACCGCACGGGCCTCGTTGATGACCTCGACCTTCGCGGCCTGCATGAGGCCACCGACGCCGTCGCCGCCCGGCGAGAGGCGGTCTACGAGGCCCTTCGATCACCACGCCGCGAGCCGGACAGCTACGCCTACGCGAACCTGAACTACATGCTTGCGGGCGTCCTCGTCGAGGAGATCCTCGCAAGGAGCTGGACCGACATCATCGAGGAACGGCTCTTCGCGCCTCTCGAGATGACGAGCTGTGGCTTCGGAGCACCGCTCGGCGACCTGGATCCGCTCGGACACACCGCAGAGGGAACGCCGATCCCGCACGACGCGCCGGTATCGGACAACCCGCCTGCGTTGGGTCCCGCCGGCACCGTCCACTGCTCGATCGGGGACTGGGCGAAGTTCGCCACCGCCATGCTCGAAGTCCTCACCGGCACCGACAACGAGATCCTCAGCGCAGCCACCGCAGCGGACCTCTTCGCCGGGGAGGAGCACTACGTCGCGGGCTGGCTCCGGACAGACCGCGATGGCGAGGTGTCGTACGGTCACGACGGAAGCAACACCCTCTGGTACGCCCGAGCGGTGCTGCGGCCAGCGCAGCGTGACGCCGTGCTCATCGCCTCGAACACCGGCGAGAGGAGCGCGATGCGAGCGATCGACGAGCTCACGGGAGCTGTGCTCCGCGACTGGCCCCCAGCGTCGTGA
- a CDS encoding aminoglycoside phosphotransferase family protein: MIQVPEVVRSKARVAGAERWLADLPDLVASLEVDWSISIGGVYDGGTEALVVAAALDDGTPAVLKLLVPRSDDAAAHEITVLRLADGEGCARLLQADADRGALLLERLGRSLSKLDLPLLRRMEVLTTAAARMWRPAAGHGLPTGAEKGRWLADFIPEAWERLDRPCAERSVDHALACAERRIAAHDDERAVLVHGDVHQWNALEASDGFKLVDPDGLLAEAEYDLGILMREDPVELMDGDPRERSRWLAATTGLDETAIWEWGVVERVSTGLVCAEIDLPDGRHMLTAADRLAREG; encoded by the coding sequence GTGATCCAGGTCCCCGAGGTCGTGCGCAGCAAGGCCCGGGTGGCCGGGGCCGAGCGTTGGCTCGCCGACCTCCCCGACCTGGTTGCCTCCCTCGAGGTCGACTGGTCGATCTCGATCGGCGGTGTCTACGACGGTGGCACGGAGGCGCTCGTCGTCGCCGCCGCCCTCGACGACGGCACCCCGGCGGTGCTCAAGCTCCTCGTCCCCCGCTCCGACGACGCGGCCGCCCACGAGATCACCGTGCTGCGCCTGGCCGACGGCGAGGGCTGCGCCCGATTGCTGCAGGCCGACGCCGACCGGGGTGCTCTCCTCCTGGAGCGGTTGGGCCGATCTCTTTCGAAGCTCGACCTGCCGCTGCTCCGCCGCATGGAAGTTTTGACCACCGCCGCCGCCCGCATGTGGCGACCCGCCGCCGGCCACGGACTGCCCACGGGTGCCGAGAAGGGTCGCTGGCTGGCCGACTTCATCCCCGAGGCGTGGGAGCGCCTCGACCGTCCGTGTGCCGAGCGCAGCGTCGACCATGCCCTTGCCTGCGCCGAGCGTCGGATCGCCGCCCACGACGACGAGCGGGCCGTGCTCGTCCACGGCGACGTCCACCAGTGGAACGCCCTCGAGGCCAGTGACGGCTTCAAGCTGGTCGACCCCGACGGGCTCCTGGCCGAGGCCGAGTACGACCTCGGGATCCTCATGCGGGAGGACCCCGTCGAGCTCATGGACGGCGACCCCCGCGAGCGGTCCCGGTGGCTGGCGGCGACCACCGGCCTCGACGAGACGGCCATCTGGGAGTGGGGCGTGGTCGAACGGGTCTCCACCGGCCTGGTGTGCGCCGAGATCGACCTCCCCGACGGCCGCCACATGCTCACCGCTGCGGATCGGTTGGCCAGGGAGGGGTGA